The following proteins come from a genomic window of Gimesia chilikensis:
- a CDS encoding glutamine synthetase family protein — translation MQRDLLEKQLREYNVELVRAIYVGPDGIARGKAFLPGSIDDVLAHGLGLTQAQASVTVFDHLPPESQFQPVGEVRICPDINTFQVLPYLPGHARMISNLNTIQGDPWELCPRHLLQTFLDRLSERGLVLRAAFENEFTIYRNVNGNWEPLDQTNCFSSAAMDMASPYILPMLSALEQQGVQVEKYYPEAGHGQHEIPIRHQAGMLSADQQVIFKETVRGVALANDFRISFMPKASPDSAGNGCHIHFSLWDKESEQNLFYDPNAAFGLSELALQFTAGVLNHLPAVMAFTAPTTNSYSRFVERCWSSCYASWGPDNREATLRAASGFLGQESATVNVEFKPSDPTCNPYLALSALLCAGLDGIDQGASPGEPVMTDPALLSEAERESRGMRRYPSDLSVSLSALEADSLFQRQFGESRIQDYLTMKRAEIEMINSLEHAAEQTAYLFRF, via the coding sequence ATGCAGCGCGATCTACTGGAAAAACAGCTGCGGGAATACAACGTGGAACTGGTGCGGGCGATTTATGTCGGCCCCGATGGCATCGCGCGAGGCAAAGCGTTTCTGCCCGGTAGTATCGATGATGTACTCGCACACGGCCTGGGCCTGACGCAGGCCCAGGCTTCGGTGACGGTCTTCGATCACCTGCCTCCGGAAAGCCAGTTTCAACCCGTGGGTGAAGTGCGGATCTGCCCGGACATCAATACCTTTCAGGTGCTCCCTTACCTGCCAGGCCATGCGCGGATGATCTCTAACCTGAATACGATCCAGGGAGATCCCTGGGAACTCTGTCCGCGACATTTACTGCAGACGTTTCTCGACAGACTTTCTGAACGCGGACTGGTCCTCAGAGCGGCCTTTGAAAACGAGTTTACCATCTATCGCAATGTGAATGGCAACTGGGAGCCCCTCGATCAGACGAACTGCTTCAGTTCCGCAGCCATGGATATGGCCAGCCCCTACATACTGCCAATGCTCTCTGCACTGGAACAGCAGGGCGTGCAGGTTGAGAAGTATTACCCGGAAGCGGGCCATGGTCAGCATGAAATCCCCATTCGCCATCAGGCCGGAATGCTTTCCGCAGACCAGCAGGTCATTTTCAAAGAAACGGTGCGCGGCGTCGCCCTGGCGAATGATTTCCGGATTTCCTTCATGCCTAAAGCCTCACCTGATTCAGCCGGAAATGGCTGTCATATCCATTTCAGCCTCTGGGATAAAGAGAGCGAACAGAATCTGTTCTACGATCCCAATGCCGCTTTTGGACTTTCAGAACTGGCGCTGCAGTTCACAGCAGGAGTTCTGAATCACCTGCCGGCAGTCATGGCGTTTACCGCACCGACAACCAATTCCTACAGTCGATTTGTCGAACGTTGCTGGAGTTCCTGTTATGCCTCCTGGGGACCTGACAATCGCGAAGCAACGCTCCGTGCAGCCTCCGGATTTCTGGGACAGGAATCCGCCACTGTCAATGTAGAATTCAAACCCTCTGATCCGACATGCAATCCTTACCTGGCGCTCTCAGCACTGCTCTGTGCCGGCCTGGACGGAATCGATCAGGGTGCTTCTCCCGGCGAACCAGTCATGACCGATCCGGCATTATTGAGCGAAGCCGAACGAGAATCGCGCGGCATGAGGCGTTATCCCTCTGATCTGTCGGTATCATTGTCTGCCCTGGAAGCAGACTCCCTGTTTCAACGCCAATTCGGTGAATCACGGATTCAAGACTACCTCACAATGAAGCGCGCGGAGATTGAAATGATCAATTCTCTGGAACACGCCGCGGAACAGACAGCCTACCTATTCCGCTTTTAA
- a CDS encoding FadR/GntR family transcriptional regulator, which yields MPDPTDLLNSDSWATSFPKSSEIAEQICLRIQREKLVPGSYLGTVEKLTEEFGVSRSVIREAVGNLRGLGVITGRPKVGLSVAEGDIQSVLRKVLVPQTTCEKGWREVAQLRVVIELGSIPMVIQNITELQLDRLQEIVDEQHLLLENDQLSDGLLLKKFVEKDLLFHEALLQAANQELITQFHQVLMKYFQQGIDFFPLPTFQMVDEHQAVVDALRDRDCNLTIQSLTAHLKPIHSMLNTLEVSDASPSDDSFE from the coding sequence ATGCCAGATCCGACTGACCTATTGAACTCTGATAGCTGGGCAACCTCTTTTCCCAAAAGCTCAGAAATCGCAGAACAAATCTGCCTCCGCATCCAGAGAGAGAAGCTGGTCCCCGGCAGTTATCTGGGAACTGTCGAAAAGCTGACTGAAGAATTCGGCGTGTCTCGCTCAGTGATTCGTGAAGCTGTCGGAAACTTACGCGGACTGGGAGTCATCACCGGTCGCCCCAAGGTGGGCCTTTCCGTGGCAGAGGGAGATATTCAATCAGTCTTGCGCAAAGTTCTGGTTCCTCAGACAACGTGTGAAAAAGGCTGGCGGGAAGTGGCCCAGTTGCGCGTGGTGATCGAGCTCGGTTCCATTCCGATGGTAATTCAGAATATCACAGAATTGCAACTGGATCGACTGCAGGAGATTGTTGACGAGCAACATCTGCTGCTGGAGAACGATCAGCTGTCAGACGGACTGCTCCTGAAAAAGTTTGTCGAAAAAGATCTGCTGTTCCACGAAGCCCTCCTGCAGGCTGCTAACCAGGAACTGATCACACAGTTCCACCAGGTATTGATGAAGTATTTTCAACAGGGAATCGACTTCTTCCCGTTACCGACATTCCAGATGGTAGACGAACACCAGGCCGTCGTTGATGCGCTCCGAGATCGCGACTGCAATTTAACCATCCAGAGTCTGACAGCGCATCTGAAACCGATTCATTCGATGCTGAATACACTCGAAGTTTCAGATGCATCCCCGTCTGACGATTCCTTCGAATAA
- a CDS encoding leucine-rich repeat domain-containing protein, whose translation MKPIREAMILVCCLTLINGCAKQGEVEKPASQETAQTEQATQETPEASVPESELKAAESLKAAGAKLKLDKDGYVIEVNLRGTVIDDAKTLEAITQLTRLRSLLFNETPLNDAVLELVGQVKSLENLDARDCSLTNKSITYLTGLSKLKALRLSGNEDIDDEAMPNINKLTNLKALMLDFLWVSDDGLTQLKDLQKLEEIYLAKTLIDDKALQTLTTFPKLKKIRLAQNQISNEGLAALAKIPQLVELDLSENSLLSDPGMQHLSGLKEMQKLNLWRVALTDEGIKPLQGLTKMKWLNLDNTQVTDAGLKYLKDMHQLEFLHLGSTPVSDAGLPALEGLTSLKELTVTRTAVSEAGVQELKKKLPNTKIQLKYIPGE comes from the coding sequence ATGAAACCAATTCGAGAAGCGATGATTCTCGTTTGCTGCCTTACCCTGATTAACGGTTGTGCGAAACAGGGAGAAGTCGAGAAGCCGGCCTCCCAAGAAACAGCACAAACCGAACAGGCGACTCAAGAGACACCAGAAGCCAGCGTTCCCGAGAGTGAGCTCAAAGCGGCTGAATCCCTCAAAGCCGCTGGTGCGAAACTGAAACTGGATAAAGACGGCTATGTCATCGAGGTCAATCTGCGCGGCACTGTGATCGATGATGCCAAAACGCTTGAGGCGATCACCCAGTTGACGCGACTGCGATCGCTGCTGTTCAATGAAACACCGTTGAATGATGCGGTCCTCGAACTCGTGGGACAGGTCAAATCACTGGAAAATCTGGATGCACGTGACTGCTCATTAACCAATAAGTCGATCACTTACCTGACGGGGCTCTCCAAGCTCAAGGCACTGCGTCTGTCGGGTAATGAAGATATCGATGATGAAGCCATGCCGAACATTAACAAACTGACCAACCTCAAAGCGCTGATGCTCGACTTCCTCTGGGTCAGCGATGATGGGCTGACCCAGTTGAAAGATCTCCAGAAACTGGAAGAAATCTACCTCGCGAAAACACTGATTGATGATAAAGCGCTGCAGACACTCACCACGTTTCCCAAGCTGAAAAAAATCCGCCTGGCACAAAATCAGATCTCCAACGAAGGACTGGCGGCCCTCGCGAAAATTCCACAGCTGGTTGAACTGGACCTGAGCGAGAACAGCCTGCTCTCCGACCCCGGTATGCAGCACCTCTCGGGTCTGAAAGAAATGCAGAAACTGAATCTCTGGCGCGTCGCGCTGACCGACGAGGGCATCAAGCCGTTACAGGGGCTGACCAAAATGAAGTGGCTCAACCTGGACAACACACAGGTCACCGATGCCGGGCTGAAATACCTCAAAGACATGCATCAGCTCGAATTTCTGCACCTGGGTTCCACCCCCGTGTCTGATGCAGGATTACCGGCACTGGAAGGACTTACCAGCCTCAAAGAGCTGACGGTCACCCGGACGGCGGTCTCTGAAGCAGGCGTCCAAGAGCTGAAAAAGAAACTGCCGAATACCAAAATTCAGCTGAAATACATTCCCGGCGAGTAA
- a CDS encoding Gfo/Idh/MocA family oxidoreductase — translation MQKNSNFSRREFLKSTTAGAAAISTGLWTGLAPAASKSANEKLNIACIGTANRAAADVAGVKSENIVALVDVDQNYLDRAGSSLPDARRYADYREMLESEDGKIDAVVIGTTDHHHAPATIRAIRKGLHVYCEKPLTHTVQEARIIAEEAKKHGVATQLGTQIHAGDNYRRVVEIVRSGVLGDIGEVHVWVGKGWGGGDLPTETQDPPKNLNWDLWLGPAPERPYAAGRYHPAQWRRWWQFGQGTLGDMACHYMDLPFWALDLRHPTHCEAEGPEVHPEACPHGLTVRYQFPKRGSLVPVNLTWYDGNMIPKKVAGQRVPGSGVMFVGTEGSMFANYGSYKLFPKEKFGDFKPPKESIPNSIGHHAEWIKACKDGSPTTCNFDYSGALTEAVLLGNVAYRSQCALDWDAANLKATNCPAADKFISKEYRDGWEVV, via the coding sequence ATGCAAAAGAATTCAAACTTCAGCCGTCGTGAGTTTCTGAAAAGCACGACTGCCGGCGCCGCTGCAATTTCTACAGGACTCTGGACGGGGCTGGCTCCCGCTGCTTCGAAGTCCGCGAATGAAAAACTGAATATCGCCTGTATCGGGACTGCAAACCGCGCTGCAGCCGATGTCGCGGGTGTCAAAAGTGAGAACATCGTCGCCCTGGTAGACGTTGACCAGAATTACCTCGATCGAGCAGGATCCAGCTTACCGGATGCCCGTCGCTATGCAGACTACCGCGAGATGCTGGAAAGCGAAGATGGAAAGATTGACGCCGTCGTCATCGGCACCACCGACCATCATCACGCCCCCGCCACGATTCGTGCTATTCGCAAAGGACTTCACGTTTACTGTGAAAAACCGCTGACGCACACCGTACAGGAAGCACGTATCATCGCTGAAGAGGCGAAGAAGCACGGCGTTGCCACACAGCTGGGAACTCAGATTCACGCCGGCGATAATTACCGTCGCGTTGTTGAGATTGTACGATCCGGAGTTCTGGGCGATATCGGTGAAGTTCACGTCTGGGTTGGAAAAGGCTGGGGCGGCGGCGATCTACCGACTGAAACTCAGGATCCACCAAAGAATCTGAACTGGGATCTCTGGCTCGGTCCTGCACCTGAGCGTCCCTATGCCGCCGGTCGTTATCATCCCGCACAGTGGCGTCGCTGGTGGCAGTTCGGCCAGGGGACTCTGGGTGACATGGCCTGCCATTACATGGACCTCCCCTTCTGGGCACTTGACCTGCGTCATCCGACGCACTGTGAAGCCGAAGGCCCCGAAGTCCATCCCGAAGCCTGTCCACACGGTTTGACCGTTCGTTACCAGTTCCCCAAACGGGGTAGCCTGGTACCCGTCAACCTGACCTGGTACGACGGAAACATGATTCCCAAGAAAGTCGCCGGTCAGCGTGTACCGGGAAGCGGTGTGATGTTTGTTGGAACTGAGGGATCCATGTTTGCCAACTATGGCAGCTATAAACTGTTCCCGAAAGAAAAGTTCGGCGACTTCAAACCACCGAAAGAGTCTATTCCGAATTCAATCGGTCATCACGCCGAATGGATCAAGGCCTGCAAGGATGGTTCTCCCACCACGTGCAACTTTGATTATTCTGGTGCCCTGACTGAAGCGGTTCTGCTGGGCAATGTGGCTTATCGTTCTCAGTGTGCCCTGGATTGGGATGCAGCGAACCTCAAAGCAACGAACTGTCCTGCAGCCGACAAGTTCATCTCGAAAGAATACCGCGACGGCTGGGAAGTCGTTTAA
- a CDS encoding arylsulfatase — MRTFYNRSLAGLLLVLCLGSPAALSAAQHTNVILIMTDDQGGWDYGFLGNKILNTPNLDKMAAGGARMSRFYVSPVCTPTRANLMTGRYNYRTRAIDTYIGRAMLEPEEVTIAEVLKPAGYRTGIFGKWHLGDSYPMRPQDQGFQEVLVHRGGGIGQPSDPPEGAGKYTDPVLFHNGEKKQMKGYCTDIYFDHAMKFIEQNEADNRPTFIYLATNAPHGPFDDVPEGLREKYKAMDLKDAYGYTLNPKRKNEKLFDKTSRVFSMIENIDQNIGRLFARLKEIGAYDNTLVLFLNDNGPNGPRYVGPHQGAKGSVNEGGIRSPLLAHWPAQLTPGTVNGRIAAHYDIFPTILAATGVSKPEALKLDGKNILPLLKNEAENWPERALFLQWHRGDEPTPRTNAAVVTQNYKMTFSKPDVPGKLFQLSDDPGERQDLAQTKPAVAKRLTKQYDQWFADVSHTRPDNYAPPRIHVGNPKETTTVLTRQDWRYNGPKGKGWTRDARGVWLITVEEDGTYDLKVQFSKSQPPMQAELTMKVGNDLFHSVVPADQSEHVFKNVTLHKGDQTVDVKIVEGDVERGPMMVYLIQKSTGNPAQ; from the coding sequence ATGAGAACTTTCTACAACCGCAGTCTGGCAGGACTGCTGCTGGTACTCTGCCTCGGTTCCCCTGCTGCTCTGTCTGCCGCTCAGCATACCAATGTGATTCTGATCATGACCGATGATCAGGGGGGCTGGGACTATGGATTTCTGGGAAATAAAATTCTCAATACCCCTAACCTCGATAAGATGGCAGCCGGCGGCGCGCGGATGAGCCGTTTTTATGTGAGTCCCGTCTGTACGCCGACTCGGGCCAACCTGATGACGGGCCGCTATAACTATCGCACCCGTGCTATCGATACTTACATTGGACGAGCCATGCTGGAGCCGGAAGAGGTCACCATCGCCGAGGTGTTGAAACCCGCAGGCTACCGAACCGGAATTTTCGGTAAATGGCATCTGGGAGACAGCTATCCCATGCGGCCCCAGGACCAGGGCTTCCAGGAAGTGCTCGTCCATCGTGGCGGCGGCATTGGTCAGCCCAGCGATCCACCTGAAGGAGCAGGCAAATACACCGATCCGGTTTTGTTTCATAACGGCGAAAAAAAACAGATGAAAGGTTATTGCACCGATATCTATTTCGACCATGCCATGAAATTCATCGAGCAGAACGAGGCGGATAACAGGCCCACTTTTATCTATCTGGCTACGAACGCGCCCCACGGCCCTTTCGATGACGTTCCCGAAGGGCTGCGAGAGAAGTACAAAGCGATGGATCTCAAAGACGCGTACGGTTATACCCTGAATCCCAAACGGAAAAATGAAAAGCTGTTCGATAAAACGTCACGCGTATTCTCGATGATCGAAAATATCGATCAGAATATCGGACGCCTGTTTGCCCGTTTGAAGGAGATCGGCGCCTATGACAATACACTGGTGTTGTTCCTCAACGATAACGGTCCCAATGGTCCACGGTATGTCGGTCCGCACCAGGGGGCGAAAGGAAGTGTCAATGAAGGGGGCATACGTTCTCCGCTGCTGGCACACTGGCCCGCTCAACTCACGCCGGGAACCGTCAATGGTCGGATTGCAGCCCACTACGATATCTTCCCCACGATCCTGGCAGCAACTGGCGTTTCCAAACCGGAAGCATTGAAACTGGACGGAAAAAACATTCTGCCGCTGCTCAAAAATGAAGCGGAAAACTGGCCTGAGCGGGCGTTGTTCCTGCAGTGGCATCGAGGTGATGAACCGACGCCGCGGACGAATGCCGCAGTCGTGACACAGAATTACAAGATGACTTTTTCCAAACCGGATGTGCCCGGCAAACTGTTTCAGCTGAGCGACGATCCGGGTGAGCGTCAAGATCTGGCACAGACGAAACCCGCGGTCGCCAAACGGCTGACAAAACAGTATGACCAGTGGTTTGCCGATGTGAGTCATACCCGGCCCGATAATTACGCTCCGCCGCGCATTCATGTCGGGAATCCCAAAGAAACGACAACGGTTCTGACACGTCAGGACTGGCGCTACAACGGCCCCAAGGGAAAAGGCTGGACGCGCGACGCCCGCGGGGTCTGGCTGATTACAGTGGAAGAAGATGGCACCTATGACCTCAAGGTACAGTTCTCAAAGTCGCAGCCACCCATGCAGGCCGAGTTAACGATGAAGGTCGGAAATGACCTCTTTCATTCGGTCGTCCCCGCAGACCAGTCCGAACATGTTTTCAAAAATGTCACCCTGCACAAAGGGGATCAGACGGTCGATGTCAAAATCGTCGAGGGCGATGTCGAACGCGGTCCTATGATGGTCTATCTCATCCAGAAATCGACAGGAAATCCCGCACAGTAA
- a CDS encoding sulfatase translates to MHQPRSYCLMFCCVLSCLTVLPQLQGAEEQPNILYIMSDDHAAHAIGAYGSRLAELNPTPTLDRIAQEGILLKNVFCTNSICTPSRATIMTGQYSHVNGVTTLNGAIPPEKQHLARLMKQAGYETAMVGKWHLKKEPAAFDFYTVLPGQGNYFNPLFRVRGPQPWPKNEFRVAGYDSKHSSDAITDISLKWLKNREQKQKPFFLMHHFKAPHDNFENAERYDWLYQDATIPEPASLWQRGQHGPLNKPLYGTSVGPRNERRNMGHHMFVDPSLSEEKYTREAYQRYLKKFLRCVRGVDDNIKRLLDHLEQTGELDNTIIVYTADQGFMLGEHDYIDKRWMYEESLRMPFIVRYPKWIKAGSTSDAIINNVDFAPTLLAMANVEKPDFMQGRSFLRILKGEQPPADWKQASYYRYWMHMAHHDNPAHYGIRTQDFKLIFFYGLPLDAPGSVKQPTEAYWELYDLRNDPHEMQNVIADPQYQSTVKQLKLQLDQLKTEVGDTDENYPELKARRDAS, encoded by the coding sequence ATGCACCAGCCGCGCTCTTACTGTCTGATGTTCTGCTGCGTCCTCAGTTGTCTGACGGTCCTGCCCCAGTTGCAGGGTGCCGAAGAACAACCCAACATCCTGTATATCATGTCCGACGATCATGCCGCCCATGCGATTGGCGCTTATGGCAGTCGACTGGCTGAGTTGAATCCCACGCCGACTCTGGACCGGATTGCGCAGGAAGGAATCCTGCTCAAAAATGTTTTCTGTACTAATTCAATCTGTACGCCCAGTCGGGCTACGATCATGACCGGTCAATATTCGCATGTGAATGGCGTCACGACGCTGAACGGTGCAATCCCACCAGAAAAGCAGCATCTGGCACGGCTCATGAAGCAGGCAGGATACGAAACGGCGATGGTCGGCAAATGGCATTTAAAGAAAGAGCCCGCGGCCTTTGATTTTTATACGGTACTGCCCGGACAGGGAAATTATTTCAATCCCCTGTTTCGTGTCCGCGGTCCTCAGCCCTGGCCGAAAAACGAATTTCGAGTGGCCGGATATGACTCGAAACATTCGTCGGATGCAATCACGGATATCTCGCTGAAATGGCTCAAAAACCGCGAACAGAAACAGAAGCCATTCTTTCTGATGCATCACTTCAAAGCCCCTCACGATAATTTTGAGAATGCAGAGCGTTATGACTGGCTGTACCAGGATGCCACGATCCCTGAACCGGCTTCCCTCTGGCAACGCGGCCAGCATGGCCCGTTAAACAAACCCCTTTATGGGACTTCCGTCGGCCCTCGCAATGAACGGCGGAATATGGGACATCACATGTTTGTGGATCCAAGCCTCTCAGAGGAAAAATACACACGTGAAGCCTACCAGCGTTATCTGAAAAAGTTTCTCCGTTGTGTCCGGGGAGTCGATGACAATATCAAGCGACTGCTCGATCACCTGGAACAGACGGGGGAGTTGGATAATACGATCATTGTTTACACGGCTGATCAGGGTTTCATGCTGGGCGAGCACGACTATATTGACAAGCGGTGGATGTATGAAGAGTCGCTGCGCATGCCGTTCATTGTCCGCTACCCGAAATGGATCAAAGCGGGATCGACCAGCGATGCGATCATCAATAACGTCGATTTTGCTCCCACACTGCTGGCGATGGCGAATGTGGAAAAACCGGATTTCATGCAGGGACGTTCCTTTCTGCGGATTCTCAAAGGTGAGCAGCCTCCCGCCGACTGGAAGCAGGCCTCTTACTATCGTTACTGGATGCACATGGCTCACCATGATAACCCGGCCCATTACGGAATTCGCACGCAGGACTTTAAGTTGATTTTCTTTTATGGATTACCGCTGGATGCCCCCGGTTCTGTGAAGCAGCCCACCGAAGCATACTGGGAACTCTACGATCTGCGAAACGACCCTCATGAAATGCAAAATGTGATCGCGGATCCTCAATATCAGTCAACGGTCAAACAGCTGAAACTACAGCTCGATCAGTTAAAAACTGAGGTGGGTGATACGGATGAAAACTATCCCGAGCTGAAAGCACGCCGCGATGCATCCTGA
- a CDS encoding DUF5989 family protein — protein MTDSDSTEPAADEKTQAEFQTQSEQPAPGIVVEFWDFLCHNKKWWLAPIIIALLLIGLLVFISGSGLAPFIYPI, from the coding sequence ATGACAGATTCAGACTCAACAGAACCCGCAGCCGATGAGAAAACGCAGGCGGAATTTCAAACGCAGTCCGAACAGCCCGCGCCCGGGATTGTCGTCGAGTTCTGGGACTTTCTCTGTCACAACAAAAAGTGGTGGCTCGCGCCGATCATCATCGCGCTGCTGTTGATTGGACTGCTGGTCTTCATCAGCGGCAGCGGACTGGCACCGTTCATCTATCCGATTTAA
- a CDS encoding SxtJ family membrane protein yields MNKHRMTLIEINWNPHRRELRMFAVALACLFMLGGAFCLQPGAPGLLSSTLFGVALVVLSVAWLTPNSMRPVYLLWMLLFYPLRWLVSCLLIAVVYYLVITPVGLIIRLSGRKLIEKRFDSETSTYWKPKTETRSPEDYFRQF; encoded by the coding sequence ATGAATAAACACCGTATGACGCTCATCGAAATCAACTGGAATCCCCACAGGCGCGAACTGCGTATGTTTGCAGTTGCGCTGGCCTGTCTGTTTATGCTGGGAGGCGCATTTTGCTTACAGCCTGGGGCACCAGGGCTTCTCTCGAGTACATTGTTCGGCGTTGCACTGGTTGTGCTATCTGTCGCCTGGCTGACACCGAACTCGATGCGGCCCGTGTATCTTTTGTGGATGCTCCTGTTTTATCCACTCCGCTGGCTGGTTTCCTGCCTGTTAATTGCTGTGGTATATTATCTCGTGATCACACCCGTGGGGTTAATTATCAGACTGTCAGGTCGAAAGCTCATCGAGAAACGCTTCGATTCCGAAACCAGCACGTACTGGAAACCCAAAACAGAAACACGTTCCCCCGAAGATTATTTTCGGCAGTTTTAA
- a CDS encoding carbamoyltransferase, translating into MTAILGISAFYHDSAAALIVDGEIIAAAQEERFTRVKQDASFPSLAIEYCLREAGLSADEIDYAGFYEKPFLKFERLLETTLAFAPFGFRAFLNTIPNWLQTKLHLPRIIKRELQGKYQKRIVFCEHHESHTASAFFPSPFEEAAILTVDGVGEWATAAYGVGQGNRIKIQSELHYPHSPGLLYSAFTYYCGFRVNSGEYKLMGLAPYGEPRFADLIREKLVDIKADGSIRLDLSYFNFCHGLTMTSTRFHRLVGGPPRQPETEITQQHKDLAASIQVVLEEILLRMVQHVHMETQQTRLCMAGGVALNCVANGRILREGPFDEVWIQPAAGDAGGALGVAQLIWHQLLNQPRITHTTDQQRGSFLGPRFGDAAIQQFLDQQQITYHCLSDDQQLCSEVARLLAEEKVVGWFQGRMEFGPRALGGRSIVADPRSAQMQSMLNQKIKYRESFRPFAPAVLRERVTDYFDFPERCESPYMLQLAQVQPQVNIPAVTHVDGSSRLQTIDAERHGLFYQLISEFEKLTGVPLLINTSFNVRGEPPVCTPQDAWHCFMSTGLDVLVLEHFVVMKSEQSAEQMQAARKQPVGVTID; encoded by the coding sequence ATGACCGCTATTCTGGGTATATCGGCATTCTACCACGACTCGGCAGCAGCGCTGATTGTCGATGGTGAAATTATCGCCGCGGCCCAGGAAGAGCGCTTTACTCGCGTTAAGCAGGACGCTTCTTTTCCCTCACTGGCGATCGAATATTGCCTACGCGAAGCCGGTCTTTCCGCAGACGAAATTGACTATGCAGGCTTCTATGAAAAACCGTTTCTGAAATTTGAGCGGCTGCTCGAAACCACGCTGGCTTTCGCTCCTTTTGGTTTTCGCGCGTTTCTGAATACGATTCCCAACTGGCTGCAGACCAAATTACATCTACCCCGCATCATCAAACGGGAACTGCAGGGCAAATATCAGAAACGCATCGTCTTCTGTGAGCATCACGAATCTCACACCGCCAGTGCGTTTTTCCCTTCTCCTTTTGAAGAAGCAGCGATCCTGACAGTCGACGGTGTGGGAGAGTGGGCTACCGCCGCTTATGGAGTCGGTCAAGGAAATCGAATCAAGATACAGAGCGAGCTGCATTATCCGCACTCCCCTGGCTTACTGTATTCTGCATTCACTTATTACTGTGGCTTTCGCGTCAATTCAGGGGAATATAAGCTGATGGGGCTCGCTCCATACGGAGAGCCGCGATTCGCTGATCTGATCCGGGAGAAACTGGTCGACATCAAAGCCGACGGCTCGATCCGCCTGGATCTCTCTTACTTCAACTTCTGTCATGGCCTGACAATGACCTCCACCCGGTTTCACAGACTGGTTGGTGGTCCTCCCCGTCAACCGGAAACGGAGATTACACAACAACACAAAGATCTGGCGGCTTCGATTCAGGTTGTACTCGAAGAAATCCTGCTCAGGATGGTTCAACACGTGCATATGGAGACGCAGCAGACGCGGCTCTGTATGGCTGGTGGGGTTGCATTGAACTGTGTGGCGAATGGCAGGATCCTGCGGGAAGGGCCGTTTGATGAAGTCTGGATTCAACCAGCGGCCGGCGATGCGGGAGGCGCACTTGGAGTGGCTCAATTGATCTGGCACCAGCTCTTGAATCAGCCGCGAATAACCCACACAACGGACCAGCAGCGCGGCAGTTTCCTGGGGCCGCGCTTTGGTGATGCAGCGATTCAACAGTTTCTGGATCAGCAGCAGATTACTTACCATTGTCTCTCTGACGACCAGCAGCTTTGTAGTGAAGTCGCCAGATTACTGGCGGAAGAAAAAGTCGTCGGCTGGTTCCAGGGGCGGATGGAATTCGGTCCCCGGGCACTGGGCGGACGCAGCATTGTCGCCGATCCACGCAGTGCGCAGATGCAGTCGATGTTGAACCAAAAAATCAAATATCGCGAATCGTTCCGTCCCTTTGCTCCTGCAGTCTTACGAGAGCGTGTTACCGACTACTTCGATTTTCCCGAGCGATGCGAGAGCCCGTATATGCTGCAACTGGCGCAGGTCCAGCCACAAGTCAATATCCCCGCCGTCACTCACGTCGATGGTTCGTCTCGCCTGCAGACCATTGATGCCGAGCGGCATGGTCTCTTCTATCAGTTGATCTCTGAGTTTGAAAAACTGACCGGGGTCCCCTTACTGATCAACACCAGTTTCAACGTACGCGGTGAACCTCCCGTGTGCACTCCCCAGGACGCGTGGCACTGCTTTATGTCGACCGGCCTGGACGTGCTGGTTCTCGAACATTTTGTGGTGATGAAATCGGAACAGTCAGCAGAGCAGATGCAGGCAGCCCGGAAACAGCCAGTGGGCGTGACAATTGACTGA